A section of the Gloeobacter violaceus PCC 7421 genome encodes:
- a CDS encoding NB-ARC domain-containing protein — MSQHQVDLLRKRRRGVVLSERGLQKLRRAIAAAEQEELEGWRYTLEALSARIGLTARTIARVLAGREGLDRSTLEHCFSRFGLQLEAADYTSLPLEALAVVRPHTHQYWGEAVDVSVFFGRERELATLESWLVEERCRLVAILGMGGMGKTSLSVKLAQQVQAYFEWVIWRSLADAPPMSELSAEWVALMGGGGVELPDTAGAQISLLLRYLRAHRCLLVLDNCETILQGGGEAAGTAGLCRPGFEDYGELLRRLGEVPHDSCLVLTSREKPEAVARQEGSRLPVRSLALGGLSAPEANALLLVKDLQATPSECVRLVDLYLGNPLALKIVAATIRDTFAGSLTGFLAQGASVMGGIRTLLDEQFTRTSPMEQQLLFWLAIHREPVPIDRLRTALVEPWATERLLGVLESLSRRSLIELRTERPGAEGGGFALQPVVLEYLVDRLVEAACREICTLTPAVLHRHALLQAQTKDYLRATQEQLLLRPVLEALIVALGSPAAAEEQLRTLVASLRRSSVGRGYAAGNALNLLGHLDADLSGMDLAGLAVWQAYLPERRLCRVDFTGADLNGSVFARVFALIVVLAFHPRGHLLACGDSTGKIYLWQTDNGRQVACFEAQPEAVWGLVFTPKGDTLVSAAGRGVDAAIQFWDVESGRCLRSHKVHTGTIPTLAISADGEYLASGGADGQIHLWRRADGYGNSCVLVGLSRTIYGLAFSPDGRWLVSAGADCLLRVWDVESSVCLRVLGGHTDWIKSVAFSPSGHLVASAGIDRTVRLWDPAGGECVAVLEGHTGPTLSVLFIDDTTVASGSTDRSIRFWDVATGRCTRLIAAHDNNVMALALSPCGTRLASGSDDQAIRLWEVSTGRLLRTICGRINWLTSGTFSPDGRFVAAGGEYDLVLLWDRIADRQWRLVGHTGAVGAVVFSPDREHLASASADGTIRLWSLTSHRQVAIFEGHTAAIRGLAFSPDGALLVSCGYDSGVRVWQVSTGHLLRSGGEQLVDSVAVASDGKRLAVGLIDDRAEIWDLETFEKLQIFPGHREWAWQVAFSPDGRILASGSHDGTVRLWDSAEGKLLHTLEAHRGWVWRVAFSPDGQFLASAGTDAKAAVWEVATGRRLRAWQAHNSWVISVAFSPDGRILLTAGIDVMLKLWDRETGECLKSVQVERLYEGMNIAGATGLTPTQVATLKALGAVET; from the coding sequence ATGTCCCAACACCAGGTAGATCTACTGAGAAAACGGCGGCGCGGCGTCGTCTTGAGTGAGCGGGGTCTGCAGAAATTGCGGCGGGCGATTGCCGCAGCGGAGCAAGAAGAACTCGAAGGCTGGCGCTACACGCTGGAAGCGCTCAGCGCCCGCATCGGGCTTACCGCCCGCACGATCGCGCGGGTACTCGCCGGTCGGGAGGGGCTCGACCGCAGCACGCTGGAGCATTGTTTTTCGCGCTTCGGGTTGCAACTGGAAGCGGCCGATTACACCAGCCTGCCGCTGGAAGCACTCGCGGTGGTGCGTCCCCATACCCACCAGTACTGGGGTGAAGCGGTCGATGTGTCGGTATTTTTTGGCCGCGAGCGGGAATTGGCCACACTCGAAAGCTGGCTGGTGGAGGAGCGCTGCCGGTTGGTGGCCATCCTGGGCATGGGGGGAATGGGCAAGACTTCGCTTTCGGTGAAACTGGCGCAGCAGGTGCAGGCGTACTTCGAGTGGGTGATCTGGCGCAGCCTTGCCGATGCACCACCAATGAGCGAACTGTCGGCCGAGTGGGTGGCCCTGATGGGCGGCGGCGGGGTGGAGCTGCCCGACACTGCAGGAGCGCAGATCTCGCTGTTGTTGCGGTACTTGCGCGCCCATCGCTGCCTGCTGGTACTCGACAACTGCGAGACGATTTTGCAAGGGGGCGGGGAAGCTGCCGGTACTGCGGGGCTGTGTAGGCCGGGCTTCGAGGATTACGGGGAACTGCTGCGCAGGCTTGGCGAGGTGCCCCACGACAGTTGTCTGGTGCTCACCAGCCGCGAAAAACCCGAGGCCGTAGCCCGCCAGGAGGGCAGCCGCCTGCCGGTGCGTTCGCTGGCTCTGGGAGGGCTGTCCGCCCCCGAGGCGAACGCGCTGTTGCTGGTGAAGGATTTGCAGGCCACCCCGAGTGAGTGCGTCCGCCTGGTGGATCTGTACCTGGGCAATCCGCTGGCGCTCAAAATTGTCGCCGCCACCATTCGCGATACCTTCGCTGGCAGCCTGACGGGTTTTCTAGCCCAGGGGGCGAGCGTGATGGGCGGCATCCGCACGTTGCTGGACGAGCAGTTTACCCGCACCTCGCCGATGGAGCAACAACTGCTCTTCTGGCTTGCCATCCACCGCGAACCGGTGCCCATCGACCGCTTGCGCACAGCCCTGGTGGAACCCTGGGCCACCGAGCGGCTGCTGGGTGTGCTCGAATCGCTCTCGCGCCGCTCGCTGATTGAACTGCGAACCGAGCGGCCGGGCGCAGAGGGAGGTGGCTTCGCGCTGCAGCCGGTGGTACTGGAATATCTGGTCGACCGACTGGTGGAGGCGGCCTGTCGGGAAATCTGCACCCTCACCCCGGCGGTCCTCCACCGCCATGCCCTGTTACAGGCCCAGACCAAAGATTACCTGCGCGCCACCCAGGAACAGCTTCTCCTCCGGCCGGTGCTGGAGGCGCTCATCGTGGCCCTCGGCTCCCCCGCCGCCGCCGAAGAGCAACTGCGGACGCTGGTTGCGAGCCTGCGCCGTTCGAGTGTGGGGCGCGGCTACGCCGCCGGCAACGCCCTCAACTTGCTGGGCCATCTGGACGCGGACCTGAGCGGAATGGACCTTGCGGGGCTCGCGGTCTGGCAGGCGTACCTGCCGGAAAGGCGCCTGTGCCGGGTCGATTTTACCGGCGCGGATCTAAACGGCTCGGTGTTCGCCCGCGTCTTCGCGCTGATCGTGGTCCTTGCTTTTCATCCGCGCGGGCACCTGCTTGCCTGCGGTGATTCGACCGGCAAAATCTATTTGTGGCAAACGGACAACGGCCGGCAGGTCGCCTGCTTCGAGGCCCAACCGGAGGCAGTCTGGGGACTGGTCTTTACTCCCAAAGGCGATACGCTCGTCTCGGCGGCCGGGCGCGGCGTCGATGCGGCAATTCAATTTTGGGACGTGGAGAGCGGTCGCTGCCTGCGCTCCCACAAAGTGCACACCGGCACGATCCCGACCCTGGCCATCTCCGCCGACGGCGAGTACCTGGCAAGCGGCGGAGCGGACGGTCAGATCCACCTGTGGCGCCGCGCGGACGGCTACGGCAACAGTTGCGTCCTGGTGGGATTATCCCGGACGATCTACGGATTGGCCTTCAGCCCCGACGGACGGTGGCTGGTTTCCGCCGGGGCCGACTGCCTGTTGCGGGTCTGGGATGTCGAGAGCAGCGTCTGTCTAAGGGTGCTGGGAGGCCACACCGACTGGATCAAATCGGTGGCCTTCAGCCCCTCGGGACACCTGGTGGCAAGCGCCGGCATCGACCGCACCGTGCGCCTTTGGGATCCGGCCGGCGGTGAGTGCGTGGCCGTCCTCGAAGGGCACACCGGCCCGACCTTGAGCGTGCTGTTCATCGACGACACCACGGTGGCGAGCGGCAGCACCGACCGCTCCATCCGCTTCTGGGATGTGGCCACCGGTCGCTGCACCCGGCTGATTGCCGCCCACGACAACAACGTCATGGCTTTGGCCCTCAGTCCCTGCGGTACCCGGCTTGCCAGCGGCAGCGACGATCAGGCGATCCGCCTGTGGGAAGTGTCCACCGGCCGCCTGCTGCGCACCATCTGCGGGCGGATCAACTGGTTGACCTCGGGCACCTTCAGCCCCGACGGGCGCTTCGTAGCCGCCGGGGGCGAATACGATCTGGTGCTTTTGTGGGACCGCATCGCCGACCGGCAGTGGCGGCTGGTGGGCCACACCGGTGCTGTGGGTGCCGTCGTCTTCAGCCCCGACCGGGAGCACCTGGCAAGCGCCAGCGCCGACGGGACGATTCGCTTGTGGTCGCTTACTTCCCACCGCCAGGTGGCAATCTTCGAGGGGCACACCGCCGCCATCCGCGGCCTGGCATTTAGCCCCGACGGCGCGCTTTTGGTCAGCTGCGGTTACGACAGCGGCGTGAGAGTCTGGCAGGTATCCACCGGCCACCTGCTGCGCAGCGGCGGCGAACAACTCGTCGACAGCGTCGCCGTGGCTTCCGACGGGAAGCGGCTGGCGGTGGGCCTGATCGACGATCGCGCCGAGATCTGGGATTTAGAGACGTTCGAGAAGCTGCAAATTTTTCCGGGCCACCGCGAATGGGCCTGGCAGGTGGCCTTCAGCCCCGACGGCCGGATTTTGGCCTCCGGCAGCCACGACGGCACCGTCCGCCTCTGGGACAGCGCCGAGGGCAAGTTGTTGCACACGCTGGAGGCCCACCGTGGCTGGGTGTGGCGGGTGGCCTTCAGCCCCGACGGTCAATTTCTCGCTTCAGCGGGTACCGACGCGAAGGCGGCGGTATGGGAGGTGGCCACGGGCCGCCGTCTGCGTGCCTGGCAGGCGCACAATAGTTGGGTCATCTCGGTCGCCTTCTCGCCGGACGGCCGGATCCTACTCACCGCCGGCATCGACGTCATGCTCAAACTCTGGGACCGCGAGACGGGCGAGTGTCTCAAGTCGGTGCAGGTGGAGCGGCTCTACGAAGGCATGAACATCGCCGGGGCAACGGGTCTCACCCCGACGCAGGTGGCGACGCTCAAGGCGTTGGGAGCTGTTGAGACCTGA
- the psbA gene encoding photosystem II q(b) protein, protein MTATLERRQAQGLWDRFADWVTSTHNRFYVGWFGVLMIPTLLSATICFVIAFVAAPPVDMDGIREPISGSLLYGNNIITGAVIPSSNAIGLHFYPIWEAASMDEWLYNGGPYQLVVFHFLIGVFCYLGREWELSYRLGLRPWICIAYSAPVAAATAVFLVYPIGQGSFSDGMPLGISGTFNFMFVFQAEHNILNHPFHMLGVAGVFGGALISAMHGSLVTSSLVSETSYEESQNYGYKFGQAEETYNISAAHGYISRLVFQYFAFWGANSRSLHFIMAAFPVIGIWFTSLGISVMAFNLNGFNFNSSIVDSQGRAIYTWADIVNRANLGMEVMHERNAHNFPLDLAGTESAPVAVSTAKVGG, encoded by the coding sequence ATGACTGCAACTCTCGAGCGCCGTCAGGCGCAGGGGTTGTGGGATCGCTTCGCCGATTGGGTGACCTCCACCCACAACCGCTTCTACGTCGGTTGGTTCGGCGTGCTCATGATCCCCACCTTACTCTCGGCCACCATCTGTTTTGTGATTGCCTTCGTGGCTGCGCCGCCGGTGGATATGGACGGCATCCGCGAGCCGATCTCGGGCTCACTGCTGTACGGCAACAACATCATCACCGGGGCGGTGATCCCGTCTTCCAACGCCATTGGCCTGCACTTCTACCCAATTTGGGAAGCGGCTTCGATGGACGAGTGGCTCTACAACGGCGGCCCCTACCAGCTGGTGGTCTTCCATTTTTTGATTGGGGTGTTTTGCTACCTGGGCCGCGAGTGGGAGCTCAGCTACCGTTTGGGCCTGCGTCCGTGGATCTGCATCGCCTACAGCGCTCCTGTGGCCGCCGCGACCGCCGTTTTCCTCGTCTACCCGATCGGCCAGGGCAGCTTCAGTGACGGGATGCCCCTGGGCATTTCGGGCACGTTCAACTTCATGTTTGTTTTTCAGGCGGAGCACAACATCCTCAACCACCCCTTCCACATGCTGGGGGTGGCGGGGGTGTTCGGCGGGGCGTTGATTTCGGCCATGCACGGCAGCCTGGTCACTTCTTCGCTGGTGAGCGAGACTTCCTACGAAGAGTCGCAGAACTACGGCTACAAGTTCGGCCAGGCGGAGGAGACTTACAACATCTCTGCTGCCCACGGCTACATCAGTCGGCTCGTCTTCCAGTACTTCGCGTTCTGGGGGGCGAATTCCCGCTCGCTGCACTTTATCATGGCGGCCTTCCCGGTGATCGGCATCTGGTTTACCTCGCTGGGTATCAGCGTGATGGCGTTCAACCTGAACGGCTTCAATTTCAACAGCAGCATCGTGGATTCTCAGGGCCGGGCGATTTACACGTGGGCGGACATCGTCAACCGGGCAAATCTGGGCATGGAAGTGATGCACGAGCGCAATGCCCACAACTTCCCGCTGGATCTGGCCGGGACGGAGTCGGCTCCGGTGGCGGTCAGCACCGCTAAAGTGGGCGGTTAG
- the ilvC gene encoding ketol-acid reductoisomerase — MTRARMYYDEDADLSVLDNKTIAIVGYGSQGHAHALNLKDSGIDVIVGLYEGSRSWARAENEGLAVYPTAEAAAKADLVMILLPDEVQREIYNRDIAPHLGTGKTLAFAHGFNIHFSQIVPSQEVDVLMVAPKGPGHLVRRVFTEGKGVPCLFAVEQDASGRARATAMAYARAIGGTRAGILETTFREEAETDLFGEQTVLCGGLTALIKAGFETLVEAGYQPELAYFECLHEVKLIVDLIVEGGLAKMRDSISNTAEFGDYTRGPRIVDERTKAEMKKILAEIQNGEFAKQWVLDSQANYASFKAMRRREAEHPIEEVGADLRKMMSWLRP; from the coding sequence ATGACCAGGGCGCGCATGTACTACGACGAGGACGCCGATCTGTCGGTACTCGACAACAAGACGATCGCCATCGTCGGCTACGGATCCCAGGGCCATGCCCACGCCCTGAATCTCAAAGACTCGGGAATCGACGTGATCGTGGGTCTGTACGAAGGCTCGCGCTCCTGGGCGCGCGCCGAAAACGAGGGCCTTGCCGTCTATCCGACCGCTGAGGCGGCGGCCAAGGCGGATCTGGTGATGATTTTGTTGCCCGACGAAGTGCAGCGCGAGATCTACAACCGCGACATCGCCCCGCACCTGGGCACAGGCAAAACCCTCGCCTTCGCCCACGGCTTCAATATTCATTTCTCCCAGATCGTCCCTTCCCAAGAGGTGGACGTGCTCATGGTCGCCCCCAAAGGTCCCGGCCACCTGGTGCGCCGCGTGTTCACCGAAGGCAAGGGGGTACCGTGTCTGTTTGCCGTCGAGCAGGATGCGAGCGGCCGGGCGCGCGCCACGGCGATGGCCTACGCCCGGGCGATCGGCGGCACGCGGGCGGGCATTTTGGAGACCACCTTTCGAGAAGAAGCCGAGACGGACCTCTTCGGCGAGCAAACCGTGCTCTGCGGGGGGCTGACCGCCCTCATCAAGGCGGGCTTCGAGACGCTGGTGGAGGCGGGCTACCAGCCGGAACTGGCTTACTTCGAGTGCCTGCACGAGGTGAAGCTGATCGTCGATTTGATCGTCGAGGGGGGACTGGCCAAGATGCGCGACTCGATCTCCAACACGGCCGAATTCGGCGATTACACCCGCGGCCCGCGCATCGTCGATGAGCGCACCAAGGCTGAGATGAAAAAGATCCTGGCCGAAATCCAGAACGGTGAATTTGCCAAACAGTGGGTGCTGGATAGCCAGGCCAATTACGCGAGCTTCAAGGCGATGCGCCGCCGCGAAGCCGAACACCCGATCGAAGAGGTGGGGGCGGATCTGCGCAAGATGATGTCCTGGCTACGCCCCTGA
- a CDS encoding M28 family peptidase produces MVQPWRAGGAVLLAISLLVFAQPVYPLAERLGADVQALLAGGPRVAGSAAAERASAYLGEQYRAAGYEVEIQPFSFEKFNDLGSSLLVEDERLKGRALSGSIAGNAATAAVVVPGVGESADFARVDVKGAVAIVRRGKIPFLEKARQAAQAGAVGLVVVNSQDGPLMGTLGGKAAIPVLGLSGKQGSALLAGKFPKPVQLEVRTEVVSLTGRNVIARLAGVSTPQVLLGAHYDSVEGAPGANDNASGSAVLLESARRLAGTPLARRAWFVHFDAEEEGLVGSRHFVRSASAPLIKALRGMLNFDMVGVNEKLLVGGTPELVALVEKSVSAVQKVRPSNASDHASFAAAKVPVLFFHRGQDPNYHQPGDKQVDPRLLEATVEAALGTVGALLPPALSESPERSL; encoded by the coding sequence ATGGTGCAACCCTGGCGGGCCGGTGGCGCTGTGCTGCTGGCGATCAGTTTGCTGGTTTTTGCCCAACCGGTTTATCCCCTCGCCGAGCGGCTCGGGGCCGATGTGCAGGCGTTGCTCGCCGGGGGGCCGCGGGTGGCCGGATCGGCCGCCGCCGAGCGGGCGAGCGCTTATCTAGGTGAGCAGTACCGGGCGGCGGGCTATGAAGTCGAAATCCAGCCCTTTTCCTTCGAGAAATTCAACGATCTCGGTTCGTCGCTGCTCGTTGAAGACGAGCGGCTAAAGGGACGCGCCCTGTCCGGATCGATAGCCGGGAATGCTGCTACCGCTGCAGTGGTGGTGCCGGGCGTAGGAGAATCTGCCGATTTCGCCCGCGTCGATGTCAAGGGAGCCGTCGCCATCGTCCGCCGCGGCAAAATCCCGTTTCTCGAAAAAGCGCGCCAGGCGGCTCAGGCCGGGGCGGTGGGCCTGGTGGTCGTCAATTCCCAGGATGGCCCCCTGATGGGCACCCTGGGAGGCAAAGCCGCTATCCCGGTCCTCGGTCTTTCGGGTAAACAAGGGAGCGCGTTGCTCGCGGGCAAATTTCCTAAACCCGTGCAACTGGAGGTGCGCACCGAAGTCGTCTCGCTCACCGGCCGCAATGTGATCGCCCGCCTTGCCGGGGTGAGCACGCCGCAGGTCTTGCTCGGAGCCCATTACGATTCGGTCGAAGGTGCGCCCGGAGCCAACGACAACGCCAGCGGCTCCGCCGTACTGCTGGAAAGCGCCCGGCGGCTGGCCGGTACGCCCCTGGCCCGTCGTGCCTGGTTCGTGCACTTCGACGCCGAAGAAGAGGGACTAGTGGGCTCCCGCCACTTCGTGCGCTCCGCTTCGGCGCCCTTGATCAAAGCACTGCGCGGCATGCTCAACTTCGACATGGTGGGCGTGAACGAAAAGCTCTTGGTGGGCGGCACCCCCGAACTGGTCGCCCTTGTCGAAAAATCGGTGAGCGCCGTGCAGAAGGTGCGCCCGAGCAACGCCAGCGATCACGCCTCCTTTGCCGCGGCCAAGGTACCGGTACTCTTTTTCCACCGGGGCCAGGATCCCAACTACCACCAGCCCGGAGACAAGCAGGTGGATCCGCGGCTATTGGAGGCGACCGTCGAAGCCGCCCTTGGCACCGTGGGCGCGCTGCTGCCCCCGGCTCTTTCCGAAAGCCCGGAGCGTTCGCTATGA
- a CDS encoding tetratricopeptide repeat protein, with protein MPDGITEEYFALQHFTNRHSLTRRFATRLHSNPTPQTVLCLHGDGGNGKSLLLRYWYESACKLFQDWEQANANDDDRDFVNRLTALPNSHYLPILSVFHDFGQPGCNEEQPQHDLYGTLMIHNALVQAAITRGLKHCFVFPRFSFAIAWSLHRTGKSKQEIRPLFPTDAVFDFVAAIVDSAIGIPIATAGNAVRRIIANYTLPTDEQQLRVQFEGQLDEHWMRELCQRNPRRDLLPKLPELLAKDINDAMARFPKARIVLLFDAHQAFWGTEQDAAPGSYHQRDEWFRRFLLSLDLAGGIVVVVASREPPRWSEASRHPISRKHLESELVGHLTEADGREYLQKLNISTPTLQSSMLRYASVRDGEIHPLYLALCADLVLAARNQEEEIQADTFAQSASQTNKPRELLERLTHYANEKLLDILEALSACRSFDLSVFRVLGQSLNFDTDDATFRVLCRYSFVWPTQNRNGSYRIHDLMRRLNTQFDTELTRRAHELLIDYYQREGNLAESIYHCYCLDQKQGIASWWPEFLRAERFGNYELCRNLLDVLVLMDISGLDKVTVLLSVGLYFANLGQLDEARSRFTEAIDVSDELLALEPQNVSFVVNKSSALMDLADIQARTVGVDEAIQVLRQAIAVVENALESGLGNTTDDDKYLTVNKLRGLFDLAVLLKYVSILEAKERLNEALLLCRETLLIFPDFTSVLFRSGLILDHLARMAEHEPQLSNPEDIYNESISTYDRLLELQPENFNGYKNRAVTFDNLARWKSLLNDCAGAEENFVSSIINYDIALELSPDYFGGYFAKGNTLFASYRNLLKMDRYPEALQRLNEAVEAYSEALQRIPNNINCIKMKGLALFEAVYLSSYLSLSDSVSLFLQNALVAFETYLQNCPDDLDMQEKLSCLRSFSD; from the coding sequence ATGCCCGACGGAATCACCGAAGAATACTTTGCCCTGCAGCATTTCACAAATCGGCACTCGCTCACTCGGCGTTTTGCCACACGGCTTCACAGCAATCCTACTCCCCAGACTGTGCTTTGTCTCCACGGTGATGGGGGCAACGGCAAGTCTTTGCTATTGCGCTACTGGTATGAGAGTGCTTGCAAGCTCTTTCAGGACTGGGAACAAGCTAACGCCAACGACGACGATCGCGACTTCGTAAACAGACTCACGGCTTTACCCAACTCTCACTACCTACCGATCCTCTCAGTATTTCACGACTTTGGCCAACCTGGTTGCAACGAAGAACAGCCCCAGCACGACCTTTATGGAACCCTCATGATCCACAACGCCCTTGTGCAAGCTGCGATCACTAGGGGCTTAAAGCACTGCTTCGTATTTCCGCGTTTTTCCTTTGCAATCGCATGGTCCTTACATCGAACGGGGAAATCAAAACAAGAAATCCGTCCTCTTTTTCCGACAGACGCAGTTTTTGACTTTGTAGCAGCTATCGTTGACAGCGCAATCGGAATTCCGATTGCCACTGCTGGAAATGCCGTTCGAAGAATCATTGCAAATTACACATTGCCTACCGATGAACAACAGTTGCGTGTGCAGTTCGAGGGCCAACTAGACGAACACTGGATGCGTGAGCTCTGCCAGAGGAATCCACGTCGCGATTTATTACCGAAACTGCCGGAACTCCTCGCCAAGGATATCAATGATGCGATGGCTCGGTTCCCCAAAGCCAGGATCGTCCTGCTTTTTGATGCTCACCAAGCTTTCTGGGGCACTGAACAAGACGCTGCACCAGGAAGCTATCACCAACGCGACGAGTGGTTCCGCCGTTTCCTTCTCTCTTTGGATCTCGCTGGCGGCATTGTGGTAGTCGTTGCAAGCCGGGAGCCTCCTCGATGGTCCGAAGCGAGTCGGCATCCGATTTCTCGCAAACATCTAGAATCTGAGCTTGTCGGCCACCTGACAGAAGCAGACGGTCGCGAGTACTTGCAAAAGTTAAACATATCGACACCGACACTGCAATCGAGCATGCTTCGTTACGCCAGTGTGAGAGATGGCGAGATCCACCCCCTTTACCTCGCGCTCTGTGCGGACTTAGTATTAGCAGCGCGAAACCAAGAAGAGGAGATCCAAGCAGACACGTTTGCACAAAGTGCTTCGCAAACCAATAAGCCTCGCGAACTGCTTGAAAGACTAACCCACTATGCGAACGAGAAGCTGCTGGATATCCTAGAAGCCTTGAGTGCTTGTCGATCGTTTGATCTCAGTGTCTTCCGTGTACTCGGGCAGAGCCTAAATTTTGACACCGACGACGCTACTTTTCGAGTGCTTTGCAGATATTCATTCGTGTGGCCGACCCAAAACCGTAATGGTTCGTATCGTATTCATGATCTTATGAGGCGGCTCAATACCCAATTTGATACGGAGTTGACTCGTCGTGCGCACGAACTCTTGATCGATTATTACCAAAGAGAAGGGAATCTTGCTGAGTCCATATACCACTGCTATTGCTTGGATCAAAAGCAAGGGATAGCCAGTTGGTGGCCGGAATTTCTAAGGGCAGAAAGATTCGGAAACTATGAGCTGTGTCGCAACCTGCTGGACGTCTTGGTTTTGATGGATATATCAGGGTTAGACAAAGTCACTGTTCTATTGAGTGTTGGACTGTATTTTGCAAACCTTGGCCAACTTGACGAAGCCAGGAGCAGGTTTACTGAAGCCATCGATGTTTCCGACGAACTTCTTGCATTGGAGCCTCAGAATGTGTCTTTTGTCGTAAACAAATCTTCTGCATTGATGGACCTTGCCGATATCCAAGCGAGGACGGTTGGTGTTGACGAGGCAATTCAAGTTTTACGTCAAGCCATAGCTGTCGTCGAAAATGCATTAGAATCTGGGTTAGGAAATACAACGGACGATGATAAATACCTAACAGTCAATAAGCTTAGAGGATTGTTCGACTTGGCTGTTTTGCTCAAGTACGTCAGCATTCTCGAAGCCAAGGAAAGGCTCAATGAAGCGTTGTTATTGTGCAGAGAAACGTTACTCATATTCCCTGATTTCACCAGTGTACTTTTTCGAAGCGGTCTCATTCTAGATCATCTCGCCCGAATGGCCGAACACGAGCCTCAATTATCCAACCCAGAAGATATATACAATGAATCCATCTCTACGTATGACAGGCTGTTAGAGCTTCAGCCCGAGAATTTCAACGGCTACAAAAATAGAGCTGTTACATTTGACAATCTTGCAAGATGGAAATCTCTGCTAAATGATTGCGCTGGGGCTGAGGAAAATTTTGTAAGTTCTATTATCAACTACGACATAGCACTTGAACTGTCACCCGATTATTTTGGGGGCTATTTCGCGAAAGGCAATACTTTGTTCGCTAGCTATCGTAATCTTTTGAAAATGGATCGATATCCTGAGGCGCTGCAAAGATTGAATGAAGCTGTTGAAGCGTATAGCGAAGCTTTGCAGCGCATTCCCAATAATATAAACTGCATTAAAATGAAGGGTTTGGCTTTGTTTGAAGCTGTTTATCTTTCGAGTTACCTTAGCCTGTCTGATTCTGTTAGCCTGTTCTTGCAGAATGCATTAGTTGCTTTTGAGACATATCTTCAAAACTGCCCAGACGACCTCGATATGCAAGAAAAACTGTCCTGTCTAAGGAGTTTTTCCGATTAA
- a CDS encoding UPF0175 family protein, which yields MTHITVDLPETVFSALRKTPDEFAQEMRVAAAIKWYELGQISQSKAAEIAGLSRAEFINALFRYQVSPCQYTEAELARELSDAD from the coding sequence ATGACTCACATCACCGTTGATCTACCTGAAACTGTGTTCTCTGCACTTCGGAAAACCCCCGATGAATTTGCTCAAGAAATGCGCGTCGCGGCTGCTATCAAGTGGTATGAACTGGGTCAGATCTCCCAGAGTAAAGCAGCAGAAATCGCCGGTCTGAGCCGTGCCGAGTTCATCAATGCCCTCTTTCGCTATCAAGTCTCTCCTTGCCAGTACACCGAAGCTGAACTGGCAAGAGAACTGAGTGATGCCGACTGA
- a CDS encoding type IV toxin-antitoxin system AbiEi family antitoxin domain-containing protein — MATDSVSASRECLQNRAIFRFKDLNGSGLHRSSLRRLEEAGQIEQIARGIYRNTRADITTHHSLAVASTLVHRGIVCLLSALRFHELTTQAPFEVWMAIDHKAYRPADLAIPLRVVWFSGEAFTSGVEEYVVEGVPVRVYCLAKTVTDCFKYRNKIGLDVALEALRECRREGRCSMDELWHYARICRVANVMRPYLEALAET; from the coding sequence ATGGCTACTGACTCTGTTTCAGCGTCCCGTGAATGCCTGCAGAACCGGGCTATTTTCAGGTTCAAGGATCTCAATGGTTCCGGCCTCCATCGATCTAGTCTGCGGCGTCTGGAGGAAGCAGGACAGATCGAGCAGATTGCCCGCGGCATTTACAGGAACACCAGGGCAGACATCACCACCCACCACAGCCTGGCAGTCGCTTCTACGCTAGTTCACCGCGGGATCGTCTGCCTGCTGTCGGCTCTGCGCTTTCACGAACTGACCACCCAGGCGCCCTTTGAAGTCTGGATGGCCATTGACCACAAAGCCTATCGTCCCGCCGACCTGGCGATCCCTCTGCGGGTTGTTTGGTTTTCCGGCGAGGCATTCACCTCCGGTGTTGAAGAGTATGTGGTGGAAGGAGTGCCGGTGCGGGTGTACTGTCTGGCCAAGACCGTGACCGATTGCTTCAAGTACCGCAATAAGATCGGCCTGGATGTGGCTCTCGAAGCCCTTCGTGAATGCCGCCGTGAGGGGCGTTGCTCGATGGATGAGCTGTGGCATTACGCCCGTATCTGCCGGGTGGCAAACGTCATGCGCCCCTACCTGGAGGCGCTGGCGGAAACATGA